The following coding sequences are from one Lolium rigidum isolate FL_2022 chromosome 6, APGP_CSIRO_Lrig_0.1, whole genome shotgun sequence window:
- the LOC124661114 gene encoding acetyl-CoA acetyltransferase, cytosolic 1-like, whose product MAPPASAGASGAPDGLDPRDVCVVGVARTPIGALLGALSSLPATKLGSVAIQAALRRANVDPALVQEVFMGNVLSANLGQAPARQAALGAGLPNTVPCTTINKVCSSGMKAVMLAAQSIQLGINDVVVAGGMESMSNAPKYLAETRRGSRFGHDVVIDGMLKDGLWDVYNDFHMGMCAELCADQHSISREEQDAYAVKSNEQGIAARDSGAFDWEITPVEVPSGRGRPPVIVDKDESLAKYDPVKLRKLGPAFKKTGSVTAGNSSSISDGAAAIVLVSGEKAKNLGLQVLARIRGYADAAQAPELFTTTPALAIPKAISNAGLQTSQIDYYEINEAFSVVAVANQRLLRIPPGKLNLSGGAVSLGHPIGCSGARIIVTLLGILRQKHGKFGVAGVCNGGGGASALVVESMQPSSHVRSSL is encoded by the exons ATGGCGCCGCCCGCGAGCGCCGGCGCTAGCGGTGCCCCCGACGGCCTGGATCCCCGGGACGTgtgcgtcgtcggcgtcgcccgcACGCCCATCGGCGCCCTGCTCGGCGCGCTCTCCTCCCTCCCCGCCACCAAGCTCGGCTCCGTCGCCATCCAGG CTGCTCTCCGGAGGGCGAACGTCGACCCGGCGCTGGTGCAGGAGGTGTTCATGGGCAACGTCCTCAGCGCCAACCTGGGCCAGGCCCCCGCCAGGCAGGCCGCTCTCGGCGCCGGCTTACCCAACACCGTCCCCTGCACCACCATCAACAAAGTCTGCTCCTCAGGGATGAAGG CTGTCATGCTTGCGGCGCAGTCGATTCAGCTGGGGATCAACGATGTCGTGGTCGCCGGTGGCATGGAGAGCATGTCGAATGCCCCCAAATACTTGGCAGAAACAAG ACGAGGATCACGGTTTGGACATGATGTCGTGATCGATGGGATGCTCAAGGACGGATTGTGGGACGTGTACAATGATTTCCACATGGGGATGTGTGCCGAGCTGTGTGCGGATCAGCACTCCATTTCAAGGGAGGAGCAG GATGCTTATGCCGTCAAGAGCAACGAACAAGGAATAGCAGCTCGAGACAGCGGCGCGTTTGATTGGGAAATCACTCCG GTTGAAGTTCCTTCTGGTAGAGGGAGACCTCCAGTTATCGTTGACAAGGATGAGAGTCTTGCAAAG TATGACCCAGTGAAGCTGAGGAAACTGGGACCAGCTTTTAAGAAGACTGGCTCTGTAACTGCAGGCAATTCTTCTAGTATAAG TGATGGTGCTGCTGCAATTGTGCTAGTCAGTGGCGAGAAAGCTAAGAACCTTGGCCTTCAAGTTCTTGCAAGGATCAGAGGGTATGCGGATGCTGCTCAG GCACCTGAGCTGTTTACAACAACTCCGGCTCTTGCTATTCCAAAGGCAATATCAAATGCGGGTCTCCAAACTTCACAAATAGATTATTATGAAATAAATGAGGCTTTCTCG GTTGTTGCTGTAGCAAATCAGAGGCTTCTTCGCATCCCTCCT GGAAAGCTAAATTtaagtggtggcgctgtttctctAGGCCATCCTATCGGCTGCAGTGGTGCACGAATTATAGTCACTTTGCTCGGG ATTCTTAGACAGAAACATGGGAAGTTTGGGGTTGCTGGAGTTTGCAACGGTGGGGGTGGTGCTTCAGCCCTCGTCGTAGAGTCAAT GCAACCTTCATCTCATGTGCGCTCCTCGTTGTGA